The Plasmodium gaboni strain SY75 chromosome 5, whole genome shotgun sequence nucleotide sequence tataattttcttaagtaaagtttttttattaaattatatacttattaaaatattataacttttttatagtattttttatgtttatagTTAAAGCcctttttttatgttttcattttttttataatattatacttttgtataataaataattaaaacAAACATAAGGagttttatataaataaataaatatatatatatatatatatatatatatttttatataaatatagtgttttttatttaatagcctttgtgtgtatatattataattactTAAAAGTTTTTTGtttatgtaaatattaatattttttatatatagttGATGTTACTGGCTTAAGTATGAAAACAATTTTTACTTTGGtattttttacttttgTAATTATATGCTTATGCTTAAAACTATGTAACTTTggtatgtatataaatatatataaatatttgcttgaagaaaatattttttttgtaacTGTATTAATTTATGTTTATGTTTACATTAATTAATGTCACATATAgataaatttatatatttataatatattatatgttggtttattttcatgtttatgtttttatatgtttatgtgttaattaaaaaaaacaaaaaaatagttttttatttgcttataataatatgcATGCTTAATGTTTATTActtatatacatatatatattatataattatattatgtttcttttcatgttaatgtttttatatgtttatgtgttaattaaaaaaaacaaaaaaacaaaaaaatacttttttatttgcttataataatatgcATGCTTAATGCTTCTTActtatatacatatacatatatatatatatatatatacatatatatgtataatgtgtttatatgtttatgtgttaattaaaaaaaacaaaaaaacaaaaaaatagttttttatttgcttataataatatacttGCTTAATGTTTATTACTTAGATACATATAcgtatatatatatatatatacatatattatatacataatatatatatatacatatatacatatacatatatacatatacatatatacatatacatatatacatatacttatatacatatacatatgtattatcttattttatgtttatgtgtaaattgaaaaaaaccaaaaaaaaaaaaaaaaaaaaaagttttttatttgctcataataatatatttgtttaatgcctgttacatatatacatatacatattgtttatatttagaatgtttgtttttctttctATATATACTTTTGTATTTAATATTGTGCATACTTAATATACTATGCTTTAGTATGTATGTATACAGTTTATTTATACTTAggtatatattttttttttatgcTATTgtattgaatatattttgcATGCTTAATATCATTGGCTTTGTTATGAACGTGTTTTATATATGCTTAAATATTCTCTTActattgtttatatttttttattttttgcATGCTTAAATATAGGGAGTTTCATgaaaatatgtaaattaACTAAATACATATCGTTGCTTCTGgtaatttatatttttgcATGCTTAATGCATACCTagtttaatatatatatatataatatttttattattaatatatatgtttacacaggaaaatacattttttcttacatacaatttttttatataaattcatatattgtgaatacatttatatatatacatcatacacaatacatataatatatatatatatatatatatatttttttatttttatattttgtatttgtatacttagaatatattttattattattttttcttttatatatatttatatctataattgaattaatattattatatatattttttgttttataattacctaattaaaattgtaaatttttattattattattttattttatagTACAATCatattgttttatattttttttgtgacataaaaatataaatatatatatgtattatgtatgttattaattatattcttttttttttttattattttccatAATGTTCCATAAGATAcattatatcatatatatatatatattctatttttttttagtgAGATATAGATATgatattcatatttttattttcactatatatattatattatataattaattttttttattctttataattaaatattaattcattgtaatatgttttatatacatatagataataattgtgtttatatatgtgtttgctaatattataaaaagatatatctttatatcaataaaaaaaataaaaagaaaaagaaaccttagtttttcttttctacatatatatattcatgctaattaattttttttttttttttctttttgtatAGTTTTGTgtgtatattatatatataatatgcATGCATATgtataaagaaataatatgtgcttataatttttttttatattatattagTCATActatgttatatatatatatatatatatatatattaatctTATGTGTTAagtattattatgttttattaagttttattattagttattattaagtttttattattatttagtttattattagttattattaagtttttattattatttagtttattattagttattattaatttattgTTTCAGTGGGTGTTTACATCATCTTGTAAATTTCCATTATAGTTTTAATTGtatttaaatgaataatgGGTAAAAGCAAGAAGAGAACTGTAAAGGTTATTGACCCAGATGCTCCCCTTGAGCATAAAGGACCCCCTATAGAAGAATGTGTACATAGTAAAAGTACAAGAGCTATATCTTTAGTACATGCTGTTATTGAATCCTTTGGAAAGAATATTCAATGTTTTAGgaatttaataatttgttCATATAAGTATAGAAGAATGTTACGAATAACTGCCAATAAATTCGATGAAATTCATGATATGTTAAAAGGAGTTATATACCAAATATTGAATAATTTCGTTTTAAGATTTACCATATTTAATGTTTTTTGGCTTAGAAAATGGGCTGAACATAGTTATCGTTTTACTGGATCATTTGgaaaattttcttttaatatttcaaaGAATACAATATCATTGTTTCTTGATATGTATAAGCATTTAAAGGATATTTCTAATGTACATATGCCTGATTTAGTTAAGAAAGTGTATTGTTTAgatgataaatataaagcCCAAGCTGTTGAATGTTCTGAGGAAGTTAATGCAGAAAGTGTTGTTTACAGATATAGTTTAATTGAGTTAATTGAATTAGATTTCTATGAATATTACAAGgaaaatttttatttgtataataCCATATGGCCTGTTGAAATCAGAAATAAATCTCCTGATTTAACAACTGATAGTAAAGGTAGAGTTGTGATTCCTTGGATTGTTTTTGGAAATTCCTTTAATTTctatttatttgttttcAATATCTTGACGTTTTTTCAATGGTTTGTATTTGAAGTAAAAAGTTTTTTAGTTCATGTATCAGGTTTAATCAAGTGGTTGAATATCATTGAAAATAAACAAGTTACTATAAGATATATGTTTTGTGCGTATTCCTTGAAAAACGTAGCTGCAGATGTTAAAAAAGGAATAGTTTTCATTGGAAATAAGGTTTCTCAGATTGTTGAAAAAAGGCTTCCTTGCCTTCCACGCATACAAAACGTTGCATGTAAAATAGTTGATATTGATATGGATGTACAGAAGGTTCAGAAGAAAGTTGAAGAAAATATCGAACCAAAAGTGGAACCAAAAGTGGAACCAAAAGTGGAACCAAAAATTGAACCAAAAATTGAACGAAAAGTTGAAAACAAAGctgaaaatattttaatggAAGATATTGTTAAGGATTGGAGACTTTCCCTATACGATAAGAGTAAAATTATTGCTTTACTTACattgttatataatgaaaatgagAGTAATAGTGATGAATATTTAGATGTAAATAGAGATAGAATTATTGACTTGctgttttttctttataagaattatattGAAAAGAAAGATTTAGAACTCTCTGTTAGGTCAAAAATCACtgatattttatgtttGCTGTATGAAGTAGATTCTACTGTTTCTGAAGATGATAAGTTGATAAGAAAACATGTTATAGAAATTCTTTCTGTTCTTcttaaaaagaaatataagaatgaacctttttttaagattaaaagaaaaaaagttattgacttaatatatttcttcttcGTCACAAAGGATAAAAAAGCTGAAGTTTCGGATGTGAACAAAATGATGATTGAAAAGAACAGTGGAAAATCATTTAGAACTATTATTGAAATCTTGGAACAAAGATTGACTGATATTGATCCTAATGTAGAAATGGTGAATGAGaagaaaaatgaaaacTTGCTTAGTGCCGATGATGATATGGTTACCGATATTCCTAAAGAGGAAGAAATCAAAGAACTTGAAGCAGTAACCCAGATTAAGGAAAATGAGTTAATTGAAGCAGTTGAAACAGCCAAAATAGCTATATTGGATGAAACAGCTAAAATAGCTAAAGTGGTTGAAACAGCTAAAATAGCTAAAGTGGATGAAACAGCTAAAATAGCTAAAGTAGTTGAAGAAGTTGAAATAGCTAAAGTAGTTGAAGAAGTTGAAATAGCTAAAGTAGTTGAAGAAGTTGAAATAGCTAAAGTAGTNNNNNNNNNNNNNNNNNNNNNNNNNNNNNNNNNNNNNNNNNNNNNNNNNNNNNNNNNNNNNNNNNNNNNNNNNNNNNNNNNNNNNNNNNNNNNNNNNNNNtaattatttattatgaaGTTGATAATGAGGTTGTTGAAAATGAAGACAAATGTTTATGTTTAGATGATAAGGTTGTTGAAAATGAAGACAAATGTTTATGTTCAGATGATAAGGTTGTTGAAAATGAAGACAAATGCTTATGTTTAGATGATAAGGTTGTTGAAAATGAAGACAAATGCTTATGTTTAGATGATAAGGTTGTTGATGATTATGAAGATATTTATTATCCTTGTTATACTGAAGATCaagaaataattatttattatgaaGTTGATAATGAGGTTGttgaaaatgaagataaaTGTTTAACTTTAGATGATAACGTTGTTGATGATTATGAAGATATTTATTATCCTTGTTATACTGAAGACCaagaaataattatttattatgaaGTGGATGATGAAGTTGTTGTAAATGATGAAATATGTTCTACTTCAGACAAAAACGTTCTTGCAACCAGTGTGCTTGATTGTGAACAGGTTGTCAATAAAGACAAATGTTCTTCATCAGAAAAAAACGTTGTTGCAACCAGTGTGGTTGATTGTGAACAGGTTGTCAATAAAGACAAATGTTCTTCGTCAGACAAACATGTTGTTACAACCAATGTGGTTGAATGTGAACATGTTGTTAGTAAAGAGACATGTTCTACTTCTGAACCAAAGGTCGACATTACCAAAGAATTTGATAGTGCACGGGTTGTTAATGATGAGATATGTTCACCCGTTGTTGAAAAGGTCGATGAAAAAATGACGAAGTTGAATAGTGCACTCAAAGctgataaaaatatttcttcatCTAAGGATGAGAAAATCGTTGATGAAGTTGTAAACAAGAATTCTAACAATGTTGATAATCCTTCAGTTAAGACACCGAAAAAAGTTACTTTTATTGATACATTGAAACAAAGTAAAAATGGAATTAAAGAGAAATTATGTTCATTTGTTAATAAGAGTATTTTAAGGAGAACACCATTGAAGAAGAAAGTCATAAGTGATAGCAGTAGTGATAACAGTGATTGTAATCTTAGTGTTCATAGTAGTACTAGTGATAATGAGACGTTGTTTGATTATAGGAAAAAACTTATTGAAGATATTCTTGAAAATGAAGAGAATGAAGctgttaataataattcgTCTTGTGattataaagaaaaggTTATTAAGGCAATGTTAGGTAGagtaaaagaaaaagaaattaaagaggatattaatatatgtaatgATGTGTCTAAAACTGAAGTAGCAATgagtaataataattcagTTAAGAAAGATGTAGTTTTTGAAGTACCTTCTACTCCACAATTGCCTATAATTATTCCTGAAGTCATTAATAGTAATTTGAATGCTGAAAATTCGGTATCATTTATTGAGAATCCGGTTGTTAATGTTGTTCCTTCGGTTTGTGTTCAATCAGTTGAAAAACCAGTATCATTTATTGGGAATCAACCGGTTGTTAATGTTGCTCCTTCCTTTTTTGTTCAATCAGTTGAAAAACCAGTATCATTTATTGAGAATCATCCGGTTGTTAATGTTGCTCcttcctttttttttcaatcAGTTGAAAAACCAGTATCATTTATTGAGAATCCTGTAGTTAATGTTGTTCCTTCTTTTTTTGTCCAACCAGTTGAATCCTCCCCAAAGGCAAATTGTTTTACgaaaaataaaaggaaaTGGTTGCGTAGAAGAAAATGCAGAAATGCATACAAAATAGGTACGAAATGGTTCGTTAAAAAATGTAGATCGAAAAAAGGTAGAAGAAGAgaaagaagaagaagaatAAGAAGAAGAAACATTCGAATGTGGGTGAAAGATAAAAGGGGAAATGTCTTTAAGAAGAAAAAGGTTTCTATGGCCAATTCTCCAGTGGTTCCATCTTCGTTTAGTATGTCCCAGAAAATGTTTGATGCTGAATTGAAAGCAAAAATTGAACTTGAAAAATTTTCACAGCATCAAAAGCAGTTAGCTCATGAAAAAGTATTAGAAGAAGAAAGGAAATTAGCTGAACAAATAAGAATTCAAAATGAAATGAAGTTAGAAGAAGAAAGAAAGTTGGAGTATATGAGACAATTAGAACTTGAACGAAAAATGCAATATGAAAAGGAGTTAGAAGAAGTTAGAAGAATTGAACGTCAAAATGAATTAGAATGGAAAAGAAGAATAGAGAATTCaaaaatgtttataaaaCAGCAAGTTGATATAAGTAAGGAAAACGTTGTTGTTCAAGATAATGTTGTTATAACtaagaatattattaacGAGGAGAATGTTGTTGTTCCAGagaataattttattcCTGAGAATGTTGTTGTTACAGAGAATAATTATATCTCTGAGAATGTAGTTGTATCGgagaataatattattccTGAAAATGTTGTTGTTACAGAGAATAATTATATCTCTGAGAATGTAGTTGTATCGgagaataatattattccTNNNNNNNNNNNNNNNNNNNNNNNNNNNNNNNNNNNNNNNNNNNNNNNNNNNNNNNNNNNNNNNNNNNNNNNNNNNNNNNNNNNNNNNNNNNNNNNNNNNNAATGTTGTTGTGTCGGAGAATAATTATATCCCTGAAAATGTTGTTGTGTCGGAGAATAATTATATCCCTGCAAATGTTGTTATGTCGGAGAATAATTATATCCCTGCAAATGTTGTGTCGGAGAATAATTATATCCCTGAAAATTTTGTTGTTCCAGAGAATAATTATATCCCTGAAAATTTTGTTGTACCAGTGATTAATTTTATCCCTGAAAATGTTGCTGTTCCAGAGAATAATTATATCCCTGAAAATGTTGTTGTTCCAGAGAATAATTATATCCCTGAAAATGTTGTTGTGTCGGAGAATAATTATATCCCTGAAAATTTTGTTGTTCCAGAGAATA carries:
- a CDS encoding hypothetical protein (conserved Plasmodium protein, unknown function~part of same gene as PGSY75_0526600A, PGSY75_0526600C~gap found within coding sequence) — translated: IIYYEVDNEVVENEDKCLCLDDKVVENEDKCLCSDDKVVENEDKCLCLDDKVVENEDKCLCLDDKVVDDYEDIYYPCYTEDQEIIIYYEVDNEVVENEDKCLTLDDNVVDDYEDIYYPCYTEDQEIIIYYEVDDEVVVNDEICSTSDKNVLATSVLDCEQVVNKDKCSSSEKNVVATSVVDCEQVVNKDKCSSSDKHVVTTNVVECEHVVSKETCSTSEPKVDITKEFDSARVVNDEICSPVVEKVDEKMTKLNSALKADKNISSSKDEKIVDEVVNKNSNNVDNPSVKTPKKVTFIDTLKQSKNGIKEKLCSFVNKSILRRTPLKKKVISDSSSDNSDCNLSVHSSTSDNETLFDYRKKLIEDILENEENEAVNNNSSCDYKEKVIKAMLGRVKEKEIKEDINICNDVSKTEVAMSNNNSVKKDVVFEVPSTPQLPIIIPEVINSNLNAENSVSFIENPVVNVVPSVCVQSVEKPVSFIGNQPVVNVAPSFFVQSVEKPVSFIENHPVVNVAPSFFFQSVEKPVSFIENPVVNVVPSFFVQPVESSPKANCFTKNKRKWLRRRKCRNAYKIGTKWFVKKCRSKKGRRRERRRRIRRRNIRMWVKDKRGNVFKKKKVSMANSPVVPSSFSMSQKMFDAELKAKIELEKFSQHQKQLAHEKVLEEERKLAEQIRIQNEMKLEEERKLEYMRQLELERKMQYEKELEEVRRIERQNELEWKRRIENSKMFIKQQVDISKENVVVQDNVVITKNIINEENVVVPENNFIPENVVVTENNYISENVVVSENNIIPENVVVTENNYISENVVVSENNIIP
- a CDS encoding hypothetical protein (conserved Plasmodium protein, unknown function~part of same gene as PGSY75_0526600B, PGSY75_0526600C~gap found within coding sequence), which gives rise to MGKSKKRTVKVIDPDAPLEHKGPPIEECVHSKSTRAISLVHAVIESFGKNIQCFRNLIICSYKYRRMLRITANKFDEIHDMLKGVIYQILNNFVLRFTIFNVFWLRKWAEHSYRFTGSFGKFSFNISKNTISLFLDMYKHLKDISNVHMPDLVKKVYCLDDKYKAQAVECSEEVNAESVVYRYSLIELIELDFYEYYKENFYLYNTIWPVEIRNKSPDLTTDSKGRVVIPWIVFGNSFNFYLFVFNILTFFQWFVFEVKSFLVHVSGLIKWLNIIENKQVTIRYMFCAYSLKNVAADVKKGIVFIGNKVSQIVEKRLPCLPRIQNVACKIVDIDMDVQKVQKKVEENIEPKVEPKVEPKVEPKIEPKIERKVENKAENILMEDIVKDWRLSLYDKSKIIALLTLLYNENESNSDEYLDVNRDRIIDLLFFLYKNYIEKKDLELSVRSKITDILCLLYEVDSTVSEDDKLIRKHVIEILSVLLKKKYKNEPFFKIKRKKVIDLIYFFFVTKDKKAEVSDVNKMMIEKNSGKSFRTIIEILEQRLTDIDPNVEMVNEKKNENLLSADDDMVTDIPKEEEIKELEAVTQIKENELIEAVETAKIAILDETAKIAKVVETAKIAKVDETAKIAKVVEEVEIAKVVEEVEIAKVVEEVEIAKVV